Proteins found in one Anoplolepis gracilipes chromosome 7, ASM4749672v1, whole genome shotgun sequence genomic segment:
- the LOC140668187 gene encoding adenosylhomocysteinase-like 1 isoform X2, with product MCIRKMADSGDGVNSTSSGKETRSTLADGPVTDPASSMKSLEASNNAFHGPRTKLDSKSGALKKSSRYRSRSLSASSTDSYSSASYTGSSSDEDDVSPREKIQKTEKGFMDFCVRNINQHAFGRREIEIAEQEMPGIMALRKRAADDKPLKNAKIVGCTHINAQTAVLIETLVELGAQVRWAACNIYSTQNEVAAALAHAGYPVFAWRGETEEDFWWCIDKCVAAENWQPNMILDDGGDATHLMLKKYNAMFKMIQGIVEESVTGVHRLYQLSKAGKLSVPAMNVNDSVTKTKFDNLYSCRESIIDSLKRSTDIMFGGKQVVICGYGEVGKGCCQALKGLGCIVYITEIDPICALQASMDGFRVMKLNEVIRNVDIVITATGNKNVVTREHMDKMKNGCVVCNMGHSNTEIDVNSLRTPDLTWEKVRSQVDHVIWPDGKRIILLAEGRLVNLSCSSIPSFVVSITAATQALALIELFNAPPGRYKSDVYLLPKKMDEYVASLHLPTFDAHLTELTDEQAKYMGLNKAGPFKPNYYRY from the exons ATGTGCATTCGAAAAATGGCCGACAGCGGGGACGGTGTGAACAGCACGTCGTCCGGGAAGGAGACGAGAAGCACCCTCGCCGATGGCCCGGTCACCGATCCGGCGTCCAGCATGAAG AGCCTAGAGGCATCAAATAATGCCTTTCACGGCCCGAGAACAAAATTA GATTCAAAATCTGGAGCGCTGAAGAAGTCCAGCCGCTACCGGAGCCGTTCTTTGTCGGCCAGCAGCACCGATAGTTACAGTTCTG CCTCTTATACAGGAAGTTCATCTGATGAAGACGACGTTTCGCCGCGCGAGAAAATTCAGAAGACAGAGAAGGGCTTCATGGATTTTTGCGTGCGCAACATCAATCAGCATGCTTTCGGTCGTAGAGAGATCGAAATCGCCGAGCAGGAAATGCCGGGAATCATGGCCCTACGGAAACGCGCAGCTGACGACAAG CCGTTGAAAAACGCCAAGATTGTGGGATGCACTCATATCAACGCGCAGACTGCCGTTCTGATTGAGACCCTGGTGGAACTGGGCGCACAGGTGCGATGGGCGGCATGCAACATTTATTCTACACAGAACGAAGTGGCCGCGGCATTGGCGCACGCCGGATATCCGGTGTTTGCGTGGCGCGGCGAGACCGAGGAGGATTTCTGGTGGTGTATCGACAAGTGCGTAGCGGCCGAGAATTGGCAGCCTAACATGATTCTGGACGACGGCGGTGACGCTACTCACTTAATGCTCAAGAAATACAATGCCATGTTCAAAATGATTCAAG GAATTGTCGAAGAGAGCGTAACAGGTGTACATAGATTATATCAATTGTCAAAGGCAGGTAAATTGTCTGTTCCCGCGATGAATGTGAATGACAGTGTGACGAAGACAAAATTCGATAATCTCTACAGCTGCCGCGAGAGCATCATCGATAG TTTGAAAAGATCCACAGATATCATGTTTGGCGGTAAACAAGTTGTGATATGCGGTTATGGAGAAGTCGGGAAGGGATGTTGCCAAGCTCTCAAGGGTTTAGGTTGCATCGTATACATCACGGAGATTGATCCCATATGCGCTCTGCAAGCCAG CATGGACGGCTTCAGAGTGATGAAACTCAATGAAGTCATACGAAATGTAGACATTGTCATTACAGCGACGGGCAATAAGAACGTGGTCACGCGCGAGCACATGGACAAAATGAAAAACGGATGCGTCGTGTGCAACATGGGTCACAGCAACACGGAGATAGACGTT AACAGTTTACGTACGCCCGATTTGACTTGGGAAAAAGTGAGATCGCAAGTGGACCACGTTATTTGGCCGGACGGTAAGCGCATAATACTATTGGCGGAGGGTCGTTTAGTAAACTTGTCGTGCTCGAGTATTCCATCCTTCGTGGTGTCGATTACTGCCGCTACGCAAGCATTAGCCCTCATCGAACTGTTTAACGCACCACCGGGACGATACAAGAGCGATGTTTATCTGCTGCCGAAAAAGATGG ATGAATATGTCGCGTCATTGCATTTACCTACATTTGACGCGCATCTAACGGAATTGACGGACGAACAAGCAAAATATATGGGCCTCAACAAGGCTGGTCCGTTTAAGCCTAATTACTATCG CTACTAA
- the LOC140668187 gene encoding adenosylhomocysteinase-like 1 isoform X5 encodes MCIRKMADSGDGVNSTSSGKETRSTLADGPVTDPASSMKDSKSGALKKSSRYRSRSLSASSTDSYSSGSSSDEDDVSPREKIQKTEKGFMDFCVRNINQHAFGRREIEIAEQEMPGIMALRKRAADDKPLKNAKIVGCTHINAQTAVLIETLVELGAQVRWAACNIYSTQNEVAAALAHAGYPVFAWRGETEEDFWWCIDKCVAAENWQPNMILDDGGDATHLMLKKYNAMFKMIQGIVEESVTGVHRLYQLSKAGKLSVPAMNVNDSVTKTKFDNLYSCRESIIDSLKRSTDIMFGGKQVVICGYGEVGKGCCQALKGLGCIVYITEIDPICALQASMDGFRVMKLNEVIRNVDIVITATGNKNVVTREHMDKMKNGCVVCNMGHSNTEIDVNSLRTPDLTWEKVRSQVDHVIWPDGKRIILLAEGRLVNLSCSSIPSFVVSITAATQALALIELFNAPPGRYKSDVYLLPKKMDEYVASLHLPTFDAHLTELTDEQAKYMGLNKAGPFKPNYYRY; translated from the exons ATGTGCATTCGAAAAATGGCCGACAGCGGGGACGGTGTGAACAGCACGTCGTCCGGGAAGGAGACGAGAAGCACCCTCGCCGATGGCCCGGTCACCGATCCGGCGTCCAGCATGAAG GATTCAAAATCTGGAGCGCTGAAGAAGTCCAGCCGCTACCGGAGCCGTTCTTTGTCGGCCAGCAGCACCGATAGTTACAGTTCTG GAAGTTCATCTGATGAAGACGACGTTTCGCCGCGCGAGAAAATTCAGAAGACAGAGAAGGGCTTCATGGATTTTTGCGTGCGCAACATCAATCAGCATGCTTTCGGTCGTAGAGAGATCGAAATCGCCGAGCAGGAAATGCCGGGAATCATGGCCCTACGGAAACGCGCAGCTGACGACAAG CCGTTGAAAAACGCCAAGATTGTGGGATGCACTCATATCAACGCGCAGACTGCCGTTCTGATTGAGACCCTGGTGGAACTGGGCGCACAGGTGCGATGGGCGGCATGCAACATTTATTCTACACAGAACGAAGTGGCCGCGGCATTGGCGCACGCCGGATATCCGGTGTTTGCGTGGCGCGGCGAGACCGAGGAGGATTTCTGGTGGTGTATCGACAAGTGCGTAGCGGCCGAGAATTGGCAGCCTAACATGATTCTGGACGACGGCGGTGACGCTACTCACTTAATGCTCAAGAAATACAATGCCATGTTCAAAATGATTCAAG GAATTGTCGAAGAGAGCGTAACAGGTGTACATAGATTATATCAATTGTCAAAGGCAGGTAAATTGTCTGTTCCCGCGATGAATGTGAATGACAGTGTGACGAAGACAAAATTCGATAATCTCTACAGCTGCCGCGAGAGCATCATCGATAG TTTGAAAAGATCCACAGATATCATGTTTGGCGGTAAACAAGTTGTGATATGCGGTTATGGAGAAGTCGGGAAGGGATGTTGCCAAGCTCTCAAGGGTTTAGGTTGCATCGTATACATCACGGAGATTGATCCCATATGCGCTCTGCAAGCCAG CATGGACGGCTTCAGAGTGATGAAACTCAATGAAGTCATACGAAATGTAGACATTGTCATTACAGCGACGGGCAATAAGAACGTGGTCACGCGCGAGCACATGGACAAAATGAAAAACGGATGCGTCGTGTGCAACATGGGTCACAGCAACACGGAGATAGACGTT AACAGTTTACGTACGCCCGATTTGACTTGGGAAAAAGTGAGATCGCAAGTGGACCACGTTATTTGGCCGGACGGTAAGCGCATAATACTATTGGCGGAGGGTCGTTTAGTAAACTTGTCGTGCTCGAGTATTCCATCCTTCGTGGTGTCGATTACTGCCGCTACGCAAGCATTAGCCCTCATCGAACTGTTTAACGCACCACCGGGACGATACAAGAGCGATGTTTATCTGCTGCCGAAAAAGATGG ATGAATATGTCGCGTCATTGCATTTACCTACATTTGACGCGCATCTAACGGAATTGACGGACGAACAAGCAAAATATATGGGCCTCAACAAGGCTGGTCCGTTTAAGCCTAATTACTATCG CTACTAA
- the LOC140668187 gene encoding adenosylhomocysteinase-like 1 isoform X4, translating to MCIRKMADSGDGVNSTSSGKETRSTLADGPVTDPASSMKDSKSGALKKSSRYRSRSLSASSTDSYSSASYTGSSSDEDDVSPREKIQKTEKGFMDFCVRNINQHAFGRREIEIAEQEMPGIMALRKRAADDKPLKNAKIVGCTHINAQTAVLIETLVELGAQVRWAACNIYSTQNEVAAALAHAGYPVFAWRGETEEDFWWCIDKCVAAENWQPNMILDDGGDATHLMLKKYNAMFKMIQGIVEESVTGVHRLYQLSKAGKLSVPAMNVNDSVTKTKFDNLYSCRESIIDSLKRSTDIMFGGKQVVICGYGEVGKGCCQALKGLGCIVYITEIDPICALQASMDGFRVMKLNEVIRNVDIVITATGNKNVVTREHMDKMKNGCVVCNMGHSNTEIDVNSLRTPDLTWEKVRSQVDHVIWPDGKRIILLAEGRLVNLSCSSIPSFVVSITAATQALALIELFNAPPGRYKSDVYLLPKKMDEYVASLHLPTFDAHLTELTDEQAKYMGLNKAGPFKPNYYRY from the exons ATGTGCATTCGAAAAATGGCCGACAGCGGGGACGGTGTGAACAGCACGTCGTCCGGGAAGGAGACGAGAAGCACCCTCGCCGATGGCCCGGTCACCGATCCGGCGTCCAGCATGAAG GATTCAAAATCTGGAGCGCTGAAGAAGTCCAGCCGCTACCGGAGCCGTTCTTTGTCGGCCAGCAGCACCGATAGTTACAGTTCTG CCTCTTATACAGGAAGTTCATCTGATGAAGACGACGTTTCGCCGCGCGAGAAAATTCAGAAGACAGAGAAGGGCTTCATGGATTTTTGCGTGCGCAACATCAATCAGCATGCTTTCGGTCGTAGAGAGATCGAAATCGCCGAGCAGGAAATGCCGGGAATCATGGCCCTACGGAAACGCGCAGCTGACGACAAG CCGTTGAAAAACGCCAAGATTGTGGGATGCACTCATATCAACGCGCAGACTGCCGTTCTGATTGAGACCCTGGTGGAACTGGGCGCACAGGTGCGATGGGCGGCATGCAACATTTATTCTACACAGAACGAAGTGGCCGCGGCATTGGCGCACGCCGGATATCCGGTGTTTGCGTGGCGCGGCGAGACCGAGGAGGATTTCTGGTGGTGTATCGACAAGTGCGTAGCGGCCGAGAATTGGCAGCCTAACATGATTCTGGACGACGGCGGTGACGCTACTCACTTAATGCTCAAGAAATACAATGCCATGTTCAAAATGATTCAAG GAATTGTCGAAGAGAGCGTAACAGGTGTACATAGATTATATCAATTGTCAAAGGCAGGTAAATTGTCTGTTCCCGCGATGAATGTGAATGACAGTGTGACGAAGACAAAATTCGATAATCTCTACAGCTGCCGCGAGAGCATCATCGATAG TTTGAAAAGATCCACAGATATCATGTTTGGCGGTAAACAAGTTGTGATATGCGGTTATGGAGAAGTCGGGAAGGGATGTTGCCAAGCTCTCAAGGGTTTAGGTTGCATCGTATACATCACGGAGATTGATCCCATATGCGCTCTGCAAGCCAG CATGGACGGCTTCAGAGTGATGAAACTCAATGAAGTCATACGAAATGTAGACATTGTCATTACAGCGACGGGCAATAAGAACGTGGTCACGCGCGAGCACATGGACAAAATGAAAAACGGATGCGTCGTGTGCAACATGGGTCACAGCAACACGGAGATAGACGTT AACAGTTTACGTACGCCCGATTTGACTTGGGAAAAAGTGAGATCGCAAGTGGACCACGTTATTTGGCCGGACGGTAAGCGCATAATACTATTGGCGGAGGGTCGTTTAGTAAACTTGTCGTGCTCGAGTATTCCATCCTTCGTGGTGTCGATTACTGCCGCTACGCAAGCATTAGCCCTCATCGAACTGTTTAACGCACCACCGGGACGATACAAGAGCGATGTTTATCTGCTGCCGAAAAAGATGG ATGAATATGTCGCGTCATTGCATTTACCTACATTTGACGCGCATCTAACGGAATTGACGGACGAACAAGCAAAATATATGGGCCTCAACAAGGCTGGTCCGTTTAAGCCTAATTACTATCG CTACTAA
- the LOC140668187 gene encoding adenosylhomocysteinase-like 1 isoform X3, with protein MCIRKMADSGDGVNSTSSGKETRSTLADGPVTDPASSMKSLEASNNAFHGPRTKLDSKSGALKKSSRYRSRSLSASSTDSYSSGSSSDEDDVSPREKIQKTEKGFMDFCVRNINQHAFGRREIEIAEQEMPGIMALRKRAADDKPLKNAKIVGCTHINAQTAVLIETLVELGAQVRWAACNIYSTQNEVAAALAHAGYPVFAWRGETEEDFWWCIDKCVAAENWQPNMILDDGGDATHLMLKKYNAMFKMIQGIVEESVTGVHRLYQLSKAGKLSVPAMNVNDSVTKTKFDNLYSCRESIIDSLKRSTDIMFGGKQVVICGYGEVGKGCCQALKGLGCIVYITEIDPICALQASMDGFRVMKLNEVIRNVDIVITATGNKNVVTREHMDKMKNGCVVCNMGHSNTEIDVNSLRTPDLTWEKVRSQVDHVIWPDGKRIILLAEGRLVNLSCSSIPSFVVSITAATQALALIELFNAPPGRYKSDVYLLPKKMDEYVASLHLPTFDAHLTELTDEQAKYMGLNKAGPFKPNYYRY; from the exons ATGTGCATTCGAAAAATGGCCGACAGCGGGGACGGTGTGAACAGCACGTCGTCCGGGAAGGAGACGAGAAGCACCCTCGCCGATGGCCCGGTCACCGATCCGGCGTCCAGCATGAAG AGCCTAGAGGCATCAAATAATGCCTTTCACGGCCCGAGAACAAAATTA GATTCAAAATCTGGAGCGCTGAAGAAGTCCAGCCGCTACCGGAGCCGTTCTTTGTCGGCCAGCAGCACCGATAGTTACAGTTCTG GAAGTTCATCTGATGAAGACGACGTTTCGCCGCGCGAGAAAATTCAGAAGACAGAGAAGGGCTTCATGGATTTTTGCGTGCGCAACATCAATCAGCATGCTTTCGGTCGTAGAGAGATCGAAATCGCCGAGCAGGAAATGCCGGGAATCATGGCCCTACGGAAACGCGCAGCTGACGACAAG CCGTTGAAAAACGCCAAGATTGTGGGATGCACTCATATCAACGCGCAGACTGCCGTTCTGATTGAGACCCTGGTGGAACTGGGCGCACAGGTGCGATGGGCGGCATGCAACATTTATTCTACACAGAACGAAGTGGCCGCGGCATTGGCGCACGCCGGATATCCGGTGTTTGCGTGGCGCGGCGAGACCGAGGAGGATTTCTGGTGGTGTATCGACAAGTGCGTAGCGGCCGAGAATTGGCAGCCTAACATGATTCTGGACGACGGCGGTGACGCTACTCACTTAATGCTCAAGAAATACAATGCCATGTTCAAAATGATTCAAG GAATTGTCGAAGAGAGCGTAACAGGTGTACATAGATTATATCAATTGTCAAAGGCAGGTAAATTGTCTGTTCCCGCGATGAATGTGAATGACAGTGTGACGAAGACAAAATTCGATAATCTCTACAGCTGCCGCGAGAGCATCATCGATAG TTTGAAAAGATCCACAGATATCATGTTTGGCGGTAAACAAGTTGTGATATGCGGTTATGGAGAAGTCGGGAAGGGATGTTGCCAAGCTCTCAAGGGTTTAGGTTGCATCGTATACATCACGGAGATTGATCCCATATGCGCTCTGCAAGCCAG CATGGACGGCTTCAGAGTGATGAAACTCAATGAAGTCATACGAAATGTAGACATTGTCATTACAGCGACGGGCAATAAGAACGTGGTCACGCGCGAGCACATGGACAAAATGAAAAACGGATGCGTCGTGTGCAACATGGGTCACAGCAACACGGAGATAGACGTT AACAGTTTACGTACGCCCGATTTGACTTGGGAAAAAGTGAGATCGCAAGTGGACCACGTTATTTGGCCGGACGGTAAGCGCATAATACTATTGGCGGAGGGTCGTTTAGTAAACTTGTCGTGCTCGAGTATTCCATCCTTCGTGGTGTCGATTACTGCCGCTACGCAAGCATTAGCCCTCATCGAACTGTTTAACGCACCACCGGGACGATACAAGAGCGATGTTTATCTGCTGCCGAAAAAGATGG ATGAATATGTCGCGTCATTGCATTTACCTACATTTGACGCGCATCTAACGGAATTGACGGACGAACAAGCAAAATATATGGGCCTCAACAAGGCTGGTCCGTTTAAGCCTAATTACTATCG CTACTAA
- the LOC140668187 gene encoding adenosylhomocysteinase-like 1 isoform X1, whose product MCIRKMADSGDGVNSTSSGKETRSTLADGPVTDPASSMKSLEASNNAFHGPRTKLDSKSGALKKSSRYRSRSLSASSTDSYSSASYTGSSSDEDDVSPREKIQKTEKGFMDFCVRNINQHAFGRREIEIAEQEMPGIMALRKRAADDKPLKNAKIVGCTHINAQTAVLIETLVELGAQVRWAACNIYSTQNEVAAALAHAGYPVFAWRGETEEDFWWCIDKCVAAENWQPNMILDDGGDATHLMLKKYNAMFKMIQGIVEESVTGVHRLYQLSKAGKLSVPAMNVNDSVTKTKFDNLYSCRESIIDSLKRSTDIMFGGKQVVICGYGEVGKGCCQALKGLGCIVYITEIDPICALQASMDGFRVMKLNEVIRNVDIVITATGNKNVVTREHMDKMKNGCVVCNMGHSNTEIDVNSLRTPDLTWEKVRSQVDHVIWPDGKRIILLAEGRLVNLSCSSIPSFVVSITAATQALALIELFNAPPGRYKSDVYLLPKKMDEYVASLHLPTFDAHLTELTDEQAKYMGLNKAGPFKPNYYRLVSSLKFFHESD is encoded by the exons ATGTGCATTCGAAAAATGGCCGACAGCGGGGACGGTGTGAACAGCACGTCGTCCGGGAAGGAGACGAGAAGCACCCTCGCCGATGGCCCGGTCACCGATCCGGCGTCCAGCATGAAG AGCCTAGAGGCATCAAATAATGCCTTTCACGGCCCGAGAACAAAATTA GATTCAAAATCTGGAGCGCTGAAGAAGTCCAGCCGCTACCGGAGCCGTTCTTTGTCGGCCAGCAGCACCGATAGTTACAGTTCTG CCTCTTATACAGGAAGTTCATCTGATGAAGACGACGTTTCGCCGCGCGAGAAAATTCAGAAGACAGAGAAGGGCTTCATGGATTTTTGCGTGCGCAACATCAATCAGCATGCTTTCGGTCGTAGAGAGATCGAAATCGCCGAGCAGGAAATGCCGGGAATCATGGCCCTACGGAAACGCGCAGCTGACGACAAG CCGTTGAAAAACGCCAAGATTGTGGGATGCACTCATATCAACGCGCAGACTGCCGTTCTGATTGAGACCCTGGTGGAACTGGGCGCACAGGTGCGATGGGCGGCATGCAACATTTATTCTACACAGAACGAAGTGGCCGCGGCATTGGCGCACGCCGGATATCCGGTGTTTGCGTGGCGCGGCGAGACCGAGGAGGATTTCTGGTGGTGTATCGACAAGTGCGTAGCGGCCGAGAATTGGCAGCCTAACATGATTCTGGACGACGGCGGTGACGCTACTCACTTAATGCTCAAGAAATACAATGCCATGTTCAAAATGATTCAAG GAATTGTCGAAGAGAGCGTAACAGGTGTACATAGATTATATCAATTGTCAAAGGCAGGTAAATTGTCTGTTCCCGCGATGAATGTGAATGACAGTGTGACGAAGACAAAATTCGATAATCTCTACAGCTGCCGCGAGAGCATCATCGATAG TTTGAAAAGATCCACAGATATCATGTTTGGCGGTAAACAAGTTGTGATATGCGGTTATGGAGAAGTCGGGAAGGGATGTTGCCAAGCTCTCAAGGGTTTAGGTTGCATCGTATACATCACGGAGATTGATCCCATATGCGCTCTGCAAGCCAG CATGGACGGCTTCAGAGTGATGAAACTCAATGAAGTCATACGAAATGTAGACATTGTCATTACAGCGACGGGCAATAAGAACGTGGTCACGCGCGAGCACATGGACAAAATGAAAAACGGATGCGTCGTGTGCAACATGGGTCACAGCAACACGGAGATAGACGTT AACAGTTTACGTACGCCCGATTTGACTTGGGAAAAAGTGAGATCGCAAGTGGACCACGTTATTTGGCCGGACGGTAAGCGCATAATACTATTGGCGGAGGGTCGTTTAGTAAACTTGTCGTGCTCGAGTATTCCATCCTTCGTGGTGTCGATTACTGCCGCTACGCAAGCATTAGCCCTCATCGAACTGTTTAACGCACCACCGGGACGATACAAGAGCGATGTTTATCTGCTGCCGAAAAAGATGG ATGAATATGTCGCGTCATTGCATTTACCTACATTTGACGCGCATCTAACGGAATTGACGGACGAACAAGCAAAATATATGGGCCTCAACAAGGCTGGTCCGTTTAAGCCTAATTACTATCGGTTAGTATCAAGCCTCAAATTCTTTCACGAGAGCGATTAA